A part of Phoenix dactylifera cultivar Barhee BC4 chromosome 2, palm_55x_up_171113_PBpolish2nd_filt_p, whole genome shotgun sequence genomic DNA contains:
- the LOC120103937 gene encoding probable F-box protein At1g44080: MASNEEGRMSVSRWSELLPDELLDLIVKKLTRASDYLRFRCVCKSWRSVAKPTNLSPHLPLLMLRYHPSTDRRSVLSVSARQIRTLSIPELVNKVILAASRGWLLLLDVAPADGRLFLLNPLTGSEIQLPPTDGFIHQPGCEFSPVHRNFLRTSPGIDSTLDLLQYSRIFPWRAFLLSSPNKDCMVVNLVIAECYRYHGHVAFCKLGDESWTLSNTGLFGSPLYMAHHEGSPYMTDLDDNTLVCEFAPPLGPLSIDLPDIDIVDLTICFSSQHFHSRYCLLVIV; this comes from the coding sequence ATGGCGTCCAACGAAGAAGGCAGGATGAGCGTCTCCCGATGGTCCGAACTTCTACCTGACGAACTCTTGGACCTCATCGTCAAGAAGCTCACCCGCGCCTCCGACTACCTCCGCTTCCGCTGCGTCTGCAAGTCCTGGCGCTCCGTCGCCAAACCCACCAATCTTTCCCCTCACCTCCCTCTCCTCATGCTCCGCTACCACCCCTCCACCGATCGCCGTTCCGTTCTCAGCGTATCCGCCCGGCAGATCCGCACTCTCTCCATTCCCGAACTCGTCAACAAAGTAATCCTCGCCGCCTCCCGCGGTTGGCTTCTTCTGCTCGACGTCGCCCCCGCGGACGGACGTCTTTTCTTGCTGAACCCCCTCACCGGATCCGAAATCCAGCTCCCTCCAACCGATGGTTTCATCCACCAGCCCGGCTGCGAATTCTCTCCGGTCCATCGGAATTTTCTGAGAACCAGTCCTGGCATAGACTCCACCTTGGATCTACTCCAGTACTCGCGCATTTTCCCGTGGCGAGCTTTCTTGCTTTCGAGCccgaacaaggattgcatggtAGTGAATCTAGTGATCGCCGAGTGCTATCGTTACCACGGTCATGTCGCCTTCTGTAAATTGGGAGATGAATCATGGACTCTGTCGAATACTGGTTTATTCGGCTCGCCCCTCTATATGGCGCACCATGAGGGGAGCCCCTATATGACTGACTTGGATGACAATACTTTGGTTTGTGAATTTGCTCCCCCTTTGGGCCCTTTGTCGATCGATTTGCCAGATATTGACATCGTGGACTTGACTATCTGCTTTTCATCACAACATTTTCACAGCCGTTATTGCTTGCTTGTTATAGTATAG